A window of Gemmatimonadota bacterium contains these coding sequences:
- a CDS encoding FAD-dependent oxidoreductase: MSYDAIVIGGGVVGISAAYHLVCDGAKTLLVDRRDAGRATDAGAGILSPATNTRDPDPWLRLAAFASEYYPQLVDNLQVEQDGETGFATCGMMLVAVSYDEIESFAIARQHIFNRRDQRGEPAEEDLYEISSDEARRRFPALGDVRGAIYYRDAARVDGRLLSAALHRAAEAKGLAVKHAGVEQLLIQDNAVTGVITDGETISAGKVVIAGGAWSQAFGDQLGVHIPVEPQRGQIIHLGLGDTDTSSWPIISAVRGHYMVPWPDGRVVVGATRETGSGFEARTTAAGVLEVLAEALRVAPGLAQAEVREIRVGLRPYTEDHLPVLGSVPNIRNIYLATGHGPTGLQLGPYSGKLIADLVLGKDLATEIDAYQITRFL; the protein is encoded by the coding sequence ATGAGTTATGACGCTATTGTTATCGGCGGTGGTGTTGTCGGGATTTCTGCCGCGTATCATCTGGTGTGCGACGGTGCAAAGACCTTGCTCGTTGATCGGAGGGATGCGGGGCGCGCTACGGATGCAGGGGCGGGTATTCTTTCGCCCGCGACCAATACCCGCGATCCGGATCCCTGGTTGCGTCTTGCTGCGTTTGCTTCCGAATATTATCCACAATTGGTGGATAATTTGCAGGTGGAGCAGGATGGGGAAACGGGTTTTGCAACATGTGGGATGATGCTTGTCGCTGTTTCTTATGATGAGATAGAGTCTTTTGCTATTGCGCGACAACACATTTTTAATCGCCGGGATCAACGAGGTGAACCGGCTGAGGAAGATCTGTACGAGATTTCCTCGGATGAGGCGCGCAGACGCTTTCCCGCTCTGGGAGATGTGCGTGGTGCGATTTATTACCGCGATGCCGCCCGCGTGGATGGTCGGCTTTTGTCGGCTGCTCTGCATAGGGCTGCGGAGGCGAAGGGTCTTGCGGTCAAACACGCTGGGGTTGAACAGCTGTTGATCCAGGATAATGCGGTTACTGGTGTTATAACAGATGGAGAAACGATTTCTGCTGGTAAGGTTGTGATCGCGGGTGGGGCATGGTCGCAGGCGTTTGGCGATCAACTCGGCGTTCATATTCCGGTTGAACCGCAGCGCGGTCAGATTATTCATTTGGGTCTGGGCGATACGGATACGTCGTCATGGCCTATTATCAGTGCGGTGCGGGGTCACTATATGGTCCCCTGGCCGGATGGCCGCGTGGTTGTGGGGGCTACGCGGGAGACTGGATCCGGTTTTGAGGCGCGCACGACTGCCGCGGGGGTGCTCGAGGTTCTGGCAGAGGCCCTGCGGGTGGCGCCGGGTCTGGCGCAGGCAGAGGTTCGGGAGATTCGGGTTGGGCTGCGTCCGTACACGGAGGATCATTTGCCGGTGCTGGGGAGCGTTCCCAATATTCGAAATATTTATCTCGCGACCGGGCACGGTCCCACGGGCTTGCAACTCGGTCCTTATAGCGGGAAACTCATCGCGGATCTGGTTCTGGGGAAAGATCTCGCGACAGAGATTGATGCGTATCAAATTACACGATTTTTATAG
- a CDS encoding SPASM domain-containing protein: MLCIQKCDMHLFHTEEQKQPVAYQVETGLFFELDTLFEAILACCEGLSVAQVVQRLADQYEAEEIGEAIGELSQVGLISDGALPLVSNVPTIEGMAACGVSQTDRLQVSLHVSHTCNIQCAYCFAHGGDYGGKAMLMQPDVAEQAIRWIVTEAQVFGRCQIDFFGGEPLLNFPLMQKLVPFAKSLGARLGVQVGFGIVTNGTLLTDEMKQFLVDENFQIKVSLDGGRKTQDRIRKFHNGSGTYDVVAKNVQKLTAEAPERVYLQAVMTAYDMDEDQIADALRSLGTDNALVGPAVVSPDAPYAIGEEHIPVLKQQIYKRSRRALKAILKGEESEEFDPRIQKLLTRQKSCHGCLGGKQYLAIAADGSIYFCSSLADAPEFKMGDVFAGIDREKQQHFDAQFNVNNRPECKTCWARNLCGGGCLWEARTTTGDPMYPNPVSCEQTRYRYELAMEMCMEIAEADASLLQRRYDLEVVS, encoded by the coding sequence ATGCTGTGCATTCAGAAATGCGACATGCATCTTTTTCATACTGAAGAGCAAAAACAGCCTGTTGCCTATCAGGTGGAGACGGGTCTGTTTTTTGAATTGGATACCCTTTTCGAGGCGATTTTAGCGTGTTGCGAGGGTTTGTCTGTTGCCCAGGTTGTCCAGAGGTTGGCCGATCAATACGAGGCAGAAGAGATTGGCGAGGCCATTGGGGAACTGTCTCAGGTGGGTTTGATTTCGGATGGTGCATTGCCTCTGGTATCCAATGTGCCGACCATAGAAGGGATGGCAGCCTGTGGGGTTTCGCAGACAGATCGTTTGCAGGTGTCTTTGCACGTTTCGCATACGTGCAATATTCAATGTGCTTACTGCTTTGCCCACGGCGGAGATTATGGCGGTAAGGCCATGCTGATGCAACCAGACGTTGCCGAGCAAGCCATACGCTGGATTGTTACCGAGGCTCAGGTGTTTGGGCGGTGCCAGATTGATTTTTTTGGTGGGGAGCCACTTTTGAATTTTCCATTGATGCAGAAGCTTGTCCCATTTGCCAAATCCCTGGGAGCGCGGTTGGGTGTGCAGGTTGGTTTTGGCATTGTGACCAATGGCACGTTGTTGACCGACGAGATGAAACAATTTTTGGTTGATGAAAATTTTCAGATTAAGGTCAGCCTGGATGGGGGACGTAAGACACAGGACCGCATTCGCAAGTTTCACAATGGTTCCGGTACTTATGATGTTGTGGCAAAGAATGTACAGAAATTGACTGCTGAGGCACCAGAACGCGTGTATTTGCAGGCTGTTATGACAGCGTATGATATGGACGAGGATCAGATTGCCGATGCGTTGCGTTCTCTGGGTACTGATAACGCGCTTGTTGGTCCGGCTGTTGTTTCACCGGATGCGCCCTATGCGATTGGGGAAGAACACATACCCGTTTTGAAGCAGCAAATTTACAAGCGAAGCCGCCGTGCGCTCAAAGCCATTCTAAAAGGTGAAGAGAGTGAAGAGTTTGATCCGCGGATTCAAAAACTGTTGACGCGCCAAAAATCCTGTCATGGGTGTCTGGGTGGTAAGCAGTATCTGGCTATTGCAGCAGATGGGTCGATTTATTTTTGCTCGAGTTTGGCCGACGCGCCCGAGTTTAAGATGGGTGATGTGTTTGCGGGTATTGATCGCGAAAAGCAACAGCATTTTGACGCGCAGTTCAATGTGAATAATCGGCCTGAGTGCAAGACGTGCTGGGCGCGCAACTTGTGTGGTGGCGGATGTCTTTGGGAGGCACGGACGACGACGGGTGACCCAATGTATCCAAATCCAGTTTCTTGTGAACAGACGCGTTATCGCTATGAATTGGCGATGGAGATGTGTATGGAGATTGCAGAAGCGGATGCGTCTTTGTTACAGCGACGATATGATCTGGAAGTGGTATCATAA
- a CDS encoding AAA family ATPase: MEKPIDVFLCRVFLERIMQYIADIHLHSRFARATSKTLNPENLYRWSLIKGLTVVGTGDFTHPVWFDELRDQLEPAEEGLYQLRSDLRRGIDAELPQACRGQMRFVLSVEISLIYKKNDKTRKIHHVVTMPSFDAAARLNARLGAIGNLKSDGRPILGLDSRDLVEICLEACDEVLFIPAHIWTPHFAVLGASSGFDTLEECFEDMLPHIFAVETGLSSDPPMNWRLSMLDNYAIVSNSDAHSPQKLAREATCFNTDLSFRGMYDALKDRDPTRFTGTLEFYPEEGKYHFDGHRKCDICWKPVQTLDANEICPVCGRKLTVGVLHRVEKLADRAEGDRPDVAMPFENLIPLPEIIGSVLQVGPTSKRVQTVYEQMLSTHGAELKILRELPIEEIAKTGDFLIAEGIRRMREGEVHIDPGYDGVYGKIQVFSDEDRARLSGQESLFHIPAEEPSKEKAENASLDKSAENSIAKDSSFTLPTSHFPLLDPHQQAAVTTEKGPVIVTAGPGTGKTRALTHRVIDLIQNRGVSPASIMAVTFTNRAATEMWERIVSLSSRGEELVPMRVGTFHRLSLDLLREYAPEQLGAIADRGEARTVLQEAIADIDTETSVDDALSQISLCKATGQEIPDITDTELQTIYTNYQHRLTTYGLMDFDDILLILHNVLSGDILQTVQARFSHILVDEFQDVNAVQYALVQKLAGDGSGLFVIGDPDQAIYGFRGASAGYFAQLKADYPGSNEVILQHTYRSTPQIISAASSLLGERSYVPVRENGPKLRALSTPGETGEGIAIVEEISRMVGGADLLQANEEGKRSLDDFAVLFRTGRQADALEACFLQAGIPYRVIGQKSYLDAASVQHALSFFKCVLKDDISSAPTTRDIIDLLSIPTFDPGREARATMRRHAQNTGLSDAVQEKLDAAIEAVDRFHDETSHLSPSELIAKWAEEFATSDDIDLERLSLLAQGVDSIAELLDIITLGQDGDFVRRGKIARPEAVTLMTLHASKGLEFPVVFICGVEEGLIPHANADIEEEKRLFFVGITRGQDEVILTRARSRRRFGERIAPKISRFVADIPEEVIDFVDLRTRRKPAEQLSLF, from the coding sequence ATGGAAAAACCCATTGACGTTTTTCTTTGCAGGGTGTTTCTTGAGCGTATCATGCAATACATCGCCGACATACACCTGCACTCGCGTTTTGCCCGCGCAACCAGCAAGACCCTGAACCCCGAAAACCTGTATCGGTGGAGCCTCATTAAAGGTCTGACAGTAGTGGGCACCGGAGATTTCACCCATCCGGTATGGTTTGACGAACTGCGCGACCAACTCGAACCCGCCGAAGAAGGGCTATATCAGTTGCGCTCAGACCTCAGGCGAGGCATAGACGCCGAGTTGCCACAAGCCTGTCGCGGACAAATGCGGTTTGTGCTCTCGGTCGAAATCAGTCTCATATACAAAAAGAACGACAAAACCAGAAAAATACATCACGTCGTCACAATGCCGAGTTTTGACGCTGCGGCGCGATTAAATGCCCGACTCGGCGCAATAGGCAACCTGAAATCCGACGGACGCCCCATTCTTGGCCTGGACAGCCGGGACCTGGTAGAGATCTGTCTGGAAGCCTGTGACGAGGTACTCTTCATACCCGCGCACATCTGGACCCCTCATTTTGCTGTCCTGGGCGCGAGTTCCGGGTTTGACACCCTGGAAGAATGTTTTGAAGACATGCTCCCCCACATCTTCGCCGTAGAAACCGGCCTATCTTCCGACCCGCCGATGAACTGGCGCCTATCCATGCTGGACAACTACGCAATCGTCTCCAATTCAGACGCCCACTCCCCACAAAAACTCGCCCGCGAAGCCACCTGCTTTAACACAGACCTATCATTCCGAGGAATGTATGACGCATTAAAAGACCGCGACCCAACGCGCTTTACGGGCACCCTGGAATTCTATCCCGAAGAAGGCAAATACCACTTTGACGGACACAGAAAATGCGACATATGCTGGAAACCCGTACAAACCCTCGACGCAAACGAAATCTGCCCGGTATGCGGCCGCAAATTGACCGTTGGTGTACTCCACCGCGTTGAAAAACTCGCAGACCGCGCAGAAGGCGACCGCCCCGACGTGGCGATGCCCTTTGAAAACCTGATCCCACTGCCGGAAATCATCGGCTCAGTCCTCCAGGTGGGACCCACCAGCAAGCGCGTACAAACCGTGTACGAACAAATGCTATCAACACACGGAGCAGAATTGAAAATCTTGCGCGAACTGCCCATCGAAGAAATCGCCAAAACAGGAGACTTCCTCATCGCCGAAGGCATTCGACGCATGCGCGAAGGGGAAGTTCACATAGACCCGGGATACGACGGCGTGTACGGAAAAATTCAAGTCTTCTCCGACGAAGACCGCGCACGCCTGAGCGGACAGGAATCGCTATTTCACATACCAGCCGAGGAGCCTTCGAAAGAGAAAGCAGAGAACGCGAGCCTGGACAAGAGCGCAGAAAACTCAATAGCCAAAGATTCTTCTTTCACACTTCCCACTTCACACTTCCCACTTCTCGACCCCCACCAGCAAGCAGCCGTAACAACGGAAAAAGGTCCCGTCATCGTAACAGCGGGACCCGGCACCGGAAAAACCCGGGCACTCACCCATCGCGTAATCGACCTGATCCAGAACCGCGGTGTATCACCCGCTTCTATAATGGCCGTAACATTCACCAATCGCGCCGCAACTGAAATGTGGGAACGGATCGTATCCCTATCCTCCAGAGGAGAAGAACTCGTACCCATGCGCGTGGGCACATTCCACCGCCTATCATTAGACCTCCTGCGAGAATACGCCCCCGAACAGCTGGGCGCAATAGCTGACCGAGGAGAAGCCCGCACCGTCTTACAGGAAGCAATAGCCGACATCGACACCGAAACATCGGTCGATGACGCCCTCTCCCAAATCTCGCTATGCAAAGCTACAGGACAGGAAATACCCGACATCACCGACACCGAACTCCAAACCATTTACACCAATTATCAACACCGCCTGACCACTTATGGCCTCATGGACTTTGACGACATCTTGCTCATCCTCCACAATGTACTCTCCGGTGACATTTTACAAACAGTCCAGGCGCGTTTTTCCCACATACTCGTCGATGAATTTCAAGACGTCAACGCCGTACAATACGCACTGGTTCAAAAACTGGCCGGAGATGGATCGGGCCTCTTCGTCATCGGCGATCCCGATCAAGCCATCTACGGTTTTCGGGGCGCGAGCGCGGGATATTTTGCACAATTAAAAGCGGATTATCCCGGATCAAACGAAGTAATCCTGCAGCACACATATCGCTCCACCCCTCAGATCATCTCCGCAGCATCCAGCCTGCTTGGCGAGCGATCGTACGTCCCCGTGCGAGAAAACGGTCCTAAACTGAGAGCCTTATCCACACCCGGCGAAACCGGCGAAGGCATCGCCATTGTAGAAGAAATCTCCCGAATGGTCGGCGGCGCAGACCTATTGCAAGCCAACGAAGAAGGCAAACGCAGCCTGGACGACTTCGCCGTATTATTCCGCACCGGACGCCAGGCAGACGCCCTGGAAGCGTGCTTCTTACAGGCGGGCATCCCCTACCGCGTCATCGGGCAAAAAAGCTATCTGGACGCGGCTTCGGTACAGCACGCCCTATCGTTTTTTAAGTGCGTCCTGAAGGACGACATTTCCAGTGCCCCAACCACCAGAGATATAATCGACCTCCTCTCCATCCCCACATTTGACCCTGGCAGAGAAGCGCGCGCAACAATGCGTCGTCATGCTCAAAACACCGGACTATCTGACGCTGTACAGGAAAAATTAGACGCCGCGATAGAAGCTGTAGATCGCTTCCACGATGAAACATCTCACCTATCGCCTTCCGAACTTATAGCAAAATGGGCAGAAGAATTTGCGACATCAGACGATATCGACCTCGAGCGATTGAGCCTATTGGCTCAAGGCGTGGATTCCATCGCGGAGTTATTGGACATCATCACCCTGGGACAGGATGGCGACTTTGTGCGTCGTGGAAAAATTGCGCGGCCCGAAGCCGTCACACTCATGACCTTGCATGCGTCCAAGGGCCTGGAATTCCCCGTGGTATTTATCTGTGGGGTTGAGGAAGGATTAATCCCGCACGCCAATGCGGATATCGAAGAAGAGAAACGCCTATTTTTCGTCGGCATAACCCGCGGACAAGACGAAGTGATCTTGACCCGCGCCCGAAGCCGCAGGCGATTTGGCGAACGCATCGCGCCCAAAATATCGCGCTTTGTAGCCGACATCCCCGAAGAAGTGATCGACTTTGTCGATCTGCGCACCAGACGCAAACCCGCCGAGCAATTATCCCTGTTTTAA
- a CDS encoding DGQHR domain-containing protein translates to MSNEITGVGEITEVIEKTQGERKYLFGTIGSDKIKNVTFVPVIERSTRTYLNEITEEGYQRPGSLSRMRAFANFLKDNPNSVVPPVLLSGRGNWKWQPGEQEQDLGRLIIQDKAAVIDGQHRLGGFVFLYEDSEVVRDISFILLPDLTVKEEIQEFVVVNNSQKGVPKPLTAYLEDEEKAQVGWALNQDSDSPFKGRITRVSLQRNHLFALHSVAKQVVRLFSIGSIQDLDVDQKIEFMSRFWTIIADQLPDEWSDIEKLDDRETRGRRDFEYKLLELTGLIAWAHTGAHIFSRSYSEATGMNWDNVSRLVEATSGIDWRKTGEYEGRTGEAAGRVMADEMIRMLPAEA, encoded by the coding sequence ATGAGCAATGAGATTACCGGAGTTGGCGAGATTACCGAAGTTATTGAGAAAACTCAAGGGGAACGAAAATATCTATTTGGCACAATAGGCTCTGACAAAATTAAGAATGTGACCTTTGTTCCAGTTATTGAGCGTAGTACTAGAACGTATCTAAATGAGATAACAGAAGAAGGCTATCAACGGCCTGGCTCATTATCTCGAATGAGGGCCTTTGCCAATTTCCTCAAAGACAACCCTAACAGCGTAGTTCCGCCGGTACTTCTTTCTGGGCGCGGAAACTGGAAATGGCAGCCTGGAGAACAGGAACAAGATTTGGGGCGGCTTATAATTCAAGACAAGGCTGCGGTCATTGACGGTCAGCATCGCCTAGGCGGTTTTGTATTTCTGTATGAAGACTCCGAGGTTGTACGTGACATATCTTTTATTCTTCTTCCTGATCTCACTGTTAAGGAGGAAATACAAGAGTTTGTCGTCGTCAATAATTCCCAAAAGGGAGTGCCCAAACCTCTGACAGCGTATCTGGAAGACGAGGAGAAAGCGCAGGTTGGATGGGCACTCAATCAAGACTCCGACAGCCCGTTTAAAGGAAGGATCACACGGGTATCTCTACAGCGGAATCATCTCTTCGCGCTCCATAGCGTGGCGAAGCAGGTTGTGCGTCTGTTCTCAATTGGGAGCATTCAAGACTTAGATGTTGATCAAAAGATCGAATTCATGTCCCGGTTTTGGACAATAATTGCTGATCAACTCCCAGATGAATGGTCGGATATTGAAAAGCTTGACGATCGTGAGACAAGAGGACGGAGAGACTTCGAGTATAAGCTCTTGGAACTCACAGGACTCATCGCCTGGGCTCACACTGGCGCACATATTTTTTCACGTAGTTATAGCGAGGCAACAGGTATGAATTGGGATAACGTGAGCCGTCTAGTGGAGGCTACGTCAGGAATTGACTGGCGCAAGACTGGAGAATACGAAGGTAGGACTGGGGAGGCTGCGGGAAGGGTTATGGCAGATGAGATGATTCGTATGTTGCCGGCTGAAGCCTGA
- a CDS encoding amidohydrolase family protein — translation MIVDTHVHIWEISDKYPVGPTAPTWNSYPDESGTAEELLADMDAEGVDWTVLVQTSWSTWDNGYIADSVIRYPDRFVGHGLVDPQDPDNAEQVRYWIRERGLVGFRLHPMYYPDEEILLTEQNGPMWEEIVALDAVIQFHLRPEDADQVAAIAQRCPDTVLILDHMGYPQIDRPLAKYQPVLDLARFDNVFFKLSDVAGRSQEAHPYEDVHPYIEAALAVFTAQRTVWGTGYPGYHRVKHKWPTLADELRLIREGLPFLTDGDIERILGGTAAEIWGLSG, via the coding sequence ATGATTGTTGATACGCATGTTCACATTTGGGAAATTTCGGATAAGTATCCGGTTGGTCCCACTGCGCCGACCTGGAATAGCTATCCGGATGAGTCGGGTACTGCTGAGGAACTTTTGGCCGATATGGATGCCGAAGGGGTGGATTGGACGGTGCTCGTGCAGACGAGTTGGTCCACATGGGATAATGGTTATATTGCGGATTCGGTGATTCGGTATCCGGATCGGTTTGTCGGGCATGGTCTTGTTGATCCCCAGGATCCCGATAATGCCGAGCAGGTGCGCTACTGGATCCGGGAGCGCGGTCTGGTTGGGTTCCGTTTACATCCGATGTACTATCCCGATGAAGAGATTCTGCTTACGGAGCAGAATGGTCCGATGTGGGAAGAGATTGTGGCGCTCGATGCTGTTATTCAGTTTCATTTGCGGCCTGAGGATGCCGATCAGGTCGCTGCGATTGCTCAGCGGTGTCCGGATACTGTTCTTATCTTAGACCATATGGGGTATCCGCAAATAGATCGTCCGCTTGCTAAATATCAGCCTGTTCTGGATCTGGCGCGTTTTGACAATGTGTTTTTTAAACTTTCTGATGTGGCTGGGCGTTCGCAAGAAGCTCATCCGTACGAAGATGTGCATCCCTATATTGAGGCGGCGCTGGCGGTTTTTACTGCTCAGCGTACGGTCTGGGGGACTGGTTATCCCGGGTATCACCGGGTCAAGCACAAGTGGCCCACGCTTGCTGATGAACTGCGTCTTATTCGCGAGGGGTTGCCCTTTCTGACGGATGGGGATATAGAACGCATTCTGGGCGGGACTGCGGCTGAGATATGGGGTCTGTCGGGATAA
- a CDS encoding sigma-54-dependent Fis family transcriptional regulator codes for MGEIYQSKKSGLNKWPLIGQHSSLLDVQKRAYRVANSELPVNISGETGTGKELLARYVHGISHRNRGPFVTVDCGLLSSEMSRSELFGHVRGAFTGASQTRIGLVESAQGGTLFLDEVGELPANLQLQLLRLVQEQEFRRVGEASMRRSNVRLITATHCNLKKMVRKGTFREDLYYRLTVVPLHLPPLRKRLSDLPLLITHFCKSMKEYNRAFSPEVIQRMSHYAWPGNVRELQHEVARLMVMSEGKIIRVSDLHPRIRGSKAEVDVFDLPFKEARQLANSRFMREYLDRALKRTQGNVTQAAQQCGIGRQYFQLRMSEYGLKSASYKQK; via the coding sequence ATGGGAGAAATATATCAATCAAAAAAATCCGGCCTCAATAAATGGCCGCTCATTGGACAGCATTCCTCACTCTTAGACGTGCAAAAGCGCGCGTACCGCGTGGCAAATAGCGAATTGCCCGTCAACATCAGTGGAGAAACTGGCACGGGTAAGGAATTGCTCGCCCGTTATGTTCACGGCATTAGCCACCGCAACAGGGGACCATTTGTAACCGTTGACTGCGGTCTGCTCTCTTCTGAAATGTCGCGCAGCGAGTTATTTGGGCATGTTCGAGGTGCTTTTACTGGCGCCAGCCAAACGCGCATCGGACTGGTTGAATCTGCCCAAGGCGGTACGCTATTCCTCGATGAAGTGGGTGAATTGCCTGCCAACCTTCAGTTGCAATTGCTTCGCCTGGTACAGGAACAGGAATTTCGCCGCGTAGGCGAAGCATCCATGCGCCGGTCCAACGTGCGCCTGATCACTGCGACACACTGTAACTTGAAAAAAATGGTGCGAAAAGGGACTTTCCGAGAAGATCTCTATTACCGCTTAACTGTCGTACCTCTACATTTGCCACCCTTGCGGAAGCGACTGAGCGACTTGCCTCTTTTAATCACGCATTTTTGCAAAAGTATGAAAGAATACAATCGCGCATTTTCCCCCGAAGTAATTCAAAGGATGTCGCATTACGCCTGGCCCGGCAATGTTCGGGAACTACAACACGAAGTCGCCCGATTGATGGTCATGAGCGAAGGTAAAATTATCCGCGTATCCGATCTGCATCCTCGCATTCGAGGATCCAAAGCCGAGGTCGATGTATTTGACCTCCCGTTTAAAGAAGCCAGACAACTGGCGAACAGCCGGTTTATGCGGGAGTATCTCGACAGAGCCTTGAAGCGAACACAGGGCAATGTAACCCAGGCAGCGCAACAATGCGGGATTGGCCGACAGTATTTCCAATTGCGCATGTCCGAATACGGTCTAAAGTCGGCATCTTACAAACAGAAATAA